The following is a genomic window from Hippoglossus stenolepis isolate QCI-W04-F060 chromosome 14, HSTE1.2, whole genome shotgun sequence.
TCTGATAGGGCTGTGAATGCATGAGCCATTTGATGCATGATTCATCTCATCAGACACATGGGAAATATCATGTTTTACAGCAACACTCTTCCAAAGATGCGATGTCGTGCATAGTCGGGAGTCTTTTGACGTTATACATCAGGTGATAGAGCAAAAACAAAGGAGAAAggtcaagaaaataaaacaggaaatggagtcAAGTATGTTCTATAGTGTCCATGTCAGTTGTCACAGTTTGGGTGTAAAAAAGTAGAAGGACATCATGTTAACCCAACTCATAATTAGACTTCattgtaacatgtaaacaggaatatgaacTGAATATTCTAAAAGCAACTAATTTAAACATAATCGCAATTACGTCTTTTTTCCCTCCAacaaagaggttgtgttttcatcagtggTTGATGGTTGGCAGaataatgcaaaaactactgaactgacTGGAGTTCACCGAGGCCACAACTCTCTCTAAGTTTTCTGTTTCACTGGGATGAAAATAACCCGAGTTCACTTCTGACTCATGTTCTGCAGCCACGTTCAAACCAGCAATCACACACCATCATATTACTTGACTCAAACTTTCTCCACTGTCATTTCTTGGTGATTGGAGGCAGAACAACTAGGTCACTCGGGCTCGATGGTGACAAACAAGCGTCCGTGCTGCTGGCATTGAAAGACGCCATCAAAGAGCTCGTCCTCGTCTGTTCTGACGCATTATTTTGCCTGTTTGCAGGAGGGAAAGGAGCCATTAGCCCACTTATTTATAGGCCACACACTGATATTCTACCAAAAACCATCAGCCCAATCATTTGCATGGCAAACCCCATCTGTCCACTCGTTTTGTGAGGGAAACAAAAACGTGCGACGCACATGAGGCTCTGAAAGCGACCTGGGGCGGCCTTTTCGCCTGGGCCTCGTCTGTCGTAAGTGGGTCGGATGAACCAAATGCCTGGAGATCAGTCGGTGCGTGTGTCACAAAGCATGCTTGTCTCTGGCTAACAGGGTGAAAGAGACTCAGCTGAATGTCCCCCTTTCACTCCGACACTCAATTAAGGCCTAATTGGTTTGGGGTCCACTACAGGCATGTGGCAAGGCAACACCCCAGGCTTCTGTGCACTTGTTCTCTATATTTTCTGACCCCCgcagcccctctggaaataCTTCTTTGATCTGTGAAAAATCAAAGGCATTTCTTAAGCCGAGGGGTTGATAGTCTATTTCCTGTCCGATGAACACACAGAGCACTTTGGAAAAGCACTGGACTGTCTTACAAATCACTTGATGTAGCAGCTTCTGAGAATATGACACAGGACGGAGCGGTATATGGTTAAGTGCATATATATGGATCCACATATAAGTCTATGTGCCGTTGtgatgtggttgtgtgtgtatgtgtgcacaaaTGAGGGAgcacgtgtgtttctgtgcgtgtgaATGTACATCCATGCATTTCCACGAGCTGTGTCAGCAGCACAGAAGCCCATCTCTTTATGATGACTTGCACTCCTCTACTGTAATGCATTACTGGAAAGCCCTATCTATCTCCAGAGACTGGTGCAGCCATGTAACAgcaaatttcacattttctcaaccCACCTACATTATGTATTACAGGTGTGGTCACAGCAGatgaatttcaaatgaaatagTCCAACTTTGGACTAcataataaaatgcattttgcaGAGAACATGGTTTTTGTTCCCTGATGCTCACGCTGACATCAGATTAGGGAGAGATCTCTTCACTGCTGAGGTTTCCTTTATATCACTTAAAGACCcaggacacacatgcacacttatTCTGTGTAATTACACCTCTGCTTATGCCGCTTGCAGAACATCACTTGCAGTTAATGAGTGTTTTAAAAGATGCAGAATATTGTTATTGAACTTGATTCACTGCTGCTTCAAGGCTGCAAGACAAAGTCCCCAACAATTTCTTATTATACAACATGGTTAAAGTTGAGCAGAGGGACTCGGCTCTAAATAATCCTCAAAGGACAGGTTCACATTTTCTTTAGTGCAGCTTTCACCagacagtgtttcagtgtttgtctttagTGGTGCGACACACTCAAGATGAACTTACTAACGTACAGAATTAATCACTTACACTAAAAGCACATTGTAGGAAAGATGATATTAAACAGTCAGTGTGAACTCAAGGACGTTTTACACCAAGCAGAAAGTCACGTCAATGTTCATGTGAGCGGTTGAAGACACTGACTGCACTGAGAAGAAAATGTACTGAACTAAAAAAGACATATTGCATCTCGACACAactattaaaatatgaaaagatcTCTTCATGTCCCTGGGTGAGAGTATAAATAGTATAAAGTCCTCTGTATCGTACTTGTATCTTGAAAGCGGATTATCAACAAAcatggtggctggctgcagtagtcGTAAACCCCAGCCTTCTCCATGTTaacggatgggacatggatgaaatttaaaaagtcaaaatatacatatcaaataaatagttctcaaagatggtttgttaTTTTGGGTAGTTCTTTAGGTATTTCTTATCATGACTGGTCGAACGCATGGATCAGCGGAGCCTTGATGCCACGCGTCCCATCCCTCTGGCTacaatgtgcaagatggcagcgtttatATACAAGATATATTGGCttcgtttctggatagtgggaggaagtagagaggcgtcgtccatctttgtttcacAGTCTATTGTTCCTCATCAATCTGAGAAGTAATTGGATGTTTAGAAATCCAAagtatgtttaaaaaatgattactttaaaaacctgcagctctgaaagTCTCATGTATCATGTGTTTCTGGCCAAGTCTCCTTAATACTGTACCGGTCTGTTTGATCTGAGGATCCAAGGACCTCAAAGCAATGTCGACCATATGAAAGTGGAATGAGAATGAGTCTAAGACCGTTGGATCTGTTGCGAGCGATTACATGATCAATATCTTCAAACTAACTGAAAACAATGACCTTCttgcatttctcttttcttttcttcttcttatcgACTgaatctctctccctcagttCTGTGCCTGAACATCTGACCCTTATGACACCTGCCGACAAATATGTTTACATGTTCCAAAGCAGTGGAATCACACTCGTTGCTGACAGTGAACACAAAATGGCCTCAGTGACAACAGCCCACAGAGCGTGCAGGGACCCTGCAGAGAATCcaacacacatgcgcacacagtCCCTCTAACACAAACCAGATGGCTCCATGTTGTTACTCCACCACAAAATCTTCGGGTAGCTATTGGAATCCCCAACAGCAATAAAAACGCTGGCCTCTGCTGACCTTGACCCGCGCTGGATTACGTCACTCGGTGGGAACACCACGGCCTAGTTCTGCccctttgtttgtttccctCATCGTCCCACGGAGCTCCGGGACCTCTGGAGTAAAAACACCCCACAGTAGCAAGCGGCTCGTGGGACGGCCGTGCACATTCCACCGTCTGGGAACGTCCTCGCCAACCTCAGAGGatgcgaggaggaggaagagacgcAAAGAAAGGATATGAAGATGAGAGCGCAGATATTAAACGAGAGCATAGAACAAGTTTCTCACATTATCTGCACAAATTTAGAGTGAAAACTGATAATAAATAACTTTCTATGCACATAATCGCATCAATCAGTGTTTTGTTAAAAAgggatttttacattttggagtCTTTAAATTACTGTTAAGATTATTTTCAGAAGTGGAAACCTGTTCATTTGTCTTGGCTACTCTGCATGACCAGTTAATtagattagataagataagataagataatgtGAAATGTTAATAATCATGTCATGCCCACGTTACCTCAAGccttatatatatttatatatataatatatgtatatattcacTGAGGCTGAGTGCAGGAAGCTCCGTGGTGTCTGTCTCTCAAGTTTTGGACGACTGAAACTATTTTGAATGGCTGCTGTCATGACATTGAGGGTACTTCAGGAGAATAGTGGTTATTAGAACTATTATCTTTAACTCAATGGGTTGACAGAAGGTTGACAAGACACGCAGTAAACAGATGTGCAATCGGATTTAAAGCCTGAATGTAAGTGGCAGTTGGAGTGTTGTGTTCTTCAAGAGCtaacttgtgttttcagtgtatttGGCAGCTTCGCAGTCCACTGACAGGAAACTGGAAAGCTGACCAATAGGAGACATTTCTACAGACGATCtacattgatttctcagagaataattaatctTGATGAGGGACTGATATTGATATTgtagtgtgtgcaatttggtgcagatccaaataaaaatctggatcctaatgaatttaaatgtggttttgtaaGAAAAACACTCTACTGAGCACTCATGTGCATATTCCATCTTTAATTTATGAGGATGTGCACAACTGATGCATTAAATGGACACAGAATATATAAGGAAACCATGATGCATACATTTTTACACagttttgtgtatatttaaaaattACATAGTTTTGGTTTATATAGTTTATGAGGCCGGGGCCAGAAGATtgaacagagacaaataaataaaagaaagatgaatATAAAGGGGAAATCAGCACTTCCTTATCCTATTTAGCATACGATGAATTTTctctaactctcagcaagaaagcaaataaggaGGTTTCTCAAATGcttgacattttcctttaattatttgtttctcCATCAACCACCAACTGTTCTGGGTCCTGCGCCCCGTCTCTCAAGCAGGAAACCTCCTCCCCACTGTTTCACTGTGCTTTTACAGCTCCAaacattgtttgtgtgcaccCCACTGCCACACACGGTGGAAATAAACATtcaagtggaaataaaaatacCCCGTCAGGGCTCTGAATAGAGCACAGGTTGAAGCAGTGGCATTTACATAATCAGTCGACTAAGTGCATTTTTCGAAGTGCTGCTCTTCGGTCTGCTTAGCATTCAGAGGCTTCTTGTGGCTGTTGGTTGTAAAGTTAAAATCTCTGCTGACACAGGCGTCAGCACCAGCCGCAAACACTTAGCCTGCCCAATTAGCATAGTAATGCTTTAGCAGACAAAACCACTGTCTCCTGGACAGTGAAAATCTGCGGCGGACACTGACACCAGCATTGTCACACAGCAGTAAATCATCTGAAAAGAGCAGCCTGTTGTCCCACGGCCTGGTCGCTCTGCAGGTTCAAGGAAGGCCTGGATTTCTGAAGTAATGTGGAAACTCTCAAGcatctatttatctattctttaaccttaaccttaaaaaaaacaacatcacttTTCTATTCACGAATAAGTTTTCCATCGTGGGTTccagagttgatgcatttacACTCTTTGCACCTCCTGTCAGGGATCACCTGTCAGTCAGTGTCAATGTTTTTGTCCCATTTCTCTCAATTCAGTGAGAGAAATGGGTAATGGTGATGGTAATGTTCACAGTAAGCAGACTGATTTGGAAGCAGACAAAAAAAGCATAAATAAGAGCttcttgtttatttgatttgattgagcCTCATTGATGGACATCTGAGCCTCGACAGCCGGGCTCCCTGACGCTCACGCTCCCAGATGGCGTCCTCACACCCGTCCTCTTGTCACCCCATCACCCACACACCCCGCCATCGTCACCTCAGCCTGTTAACCCAACGAGCATATGTCCAGATCTGCAGGAGAGATGTGACCACATCACATCTCCAGAATCCAACCGAGTATAAATATTCTTAGCAGGTAGAGGCTGCTGTTAGATTACAAGCTGCTAATACTCTTACTCCTCTTCAGGGTAGATAAACTATACACTGGATTTGTACAagtacatgtgcacacactgaaTGTACACATGATGTAAGCTGATCTGACAGGAAATCAAATGGTGACAACGCTAAACCCTCTTGACTCAGGACTCGTTAGGTGTTATTTTGTTGGGGGGGTGACCCCTCATCACTAGTGAGTTCAGAGCTGGCTAGAAATATACATATgtcattatattatttatttaatgatttgtAATAGTTTTTATACCCTTATTGAACAGATTCTAAAAGAAATACACGTGATTCCATTGCCTCATGCTACTGCTTGaatatttgtttgaaaagttgagctctgtgtttcagctgaagcgctcaaaaataaaaaatatagctttgttcatttcaaatcaaagttAATCATCTCTCTGTATCCACACACCTTGTTTCTGTTACCTGCTGCGAGAAGGACAGTGATGTGGCCTCTAGTTGCACCGAGCACTATCTGTGAAGTTGTTCTGGGAAATGTCCATCAAGCCTTCTGAGCACTAATGGATCTTCATTGATAAACCTTGAAACCTTGTTGTGGGAGGCCTGGGCCAAGTATTGATTCTACTCAGTGTGTTTTACATTAAGAGAGAACAGCAGCTGCTACTCACGAGAAGGTGCACGGGGAAGTTTGGTTTTTGAATTTCGTATCTACTTCCTCCCAAGGGACAATTTTAATAGAGTGCAAGAGTTTCTCCAAACTGAAGGATCAAGACATCAAAACATGCTGAATAGGATGTTTCACTTCTGGCATCACCCGCGATGCTATTTGATATGTGAACTGGAGTGACAGTCAGTGGTGTGCCCAAGGCtaaacagtccccttgtgaaactGCATTGAATTTGactagatttgtatttggataatgcactcataaatatcagtcccctaaaaatgCAATGaatttttaatcaagatccactaattgggaaattggtgaaaatgtagaaagaaaaaaaacttctggatccgcaccaaaatttgaTGTCACATATTCTTTAACtaagttttgtgaaaatctgctcagcagtttttgtgtaatcctgctgacaaacgaACATAAGCACaagtacaaacatttaaaatacctTTATTCATTGGATAAGCTCGTATAATTTATACACTGCATAATATAATTCTCCACATCAACGAACATTTCCACtttacaaagaataaaaaaaacatttctcaggGCGCATTgcataacaaaataataaaaatgcagctcgcgatgaagacaaaaaaaaaaagttccactCACTCGAGCAAGATATCGATTTTGACTGATCCAGTGTGCTGCAGTCGCtctgtggcttttattttcAGATCCTCTAagcttagacacacacacacacacactcacacacacacacacacagggataaaatataaataagaatCAAGGGGAAGGAAATGCATAATAATGGCTCCCTCTGAGGAGCGATCAGGTATCTACAGACACGTGAGTGCCAGGCTAaactgtgcttgtgtgtgcgtttgtgtacgtacaagaggaaggaagaaaacagCGGGGCACCGGGTCGGAAGCTTTACAGCTGCATGCGGTTTGCTGCACTGCCCGGCTCACgttctcccacaatgcactcTGCCACCGGAGAGACACAAACAGTCTGTGTTTCAGCTTCTCGGGGGTAAAAAGGGCCAAAACTGGCAAGCAAAGGTAAACAGAGGTAAACGGAGACAGACACTGAATGAAGCAgtgggagagaaaggaaagcaAACTGGGTTTTAGTAAGAACTGAATGTTCAGTGATTTAAGGTGCAGcggtgaaaaggaaaaaacctgCATGGAAATGCTCAAAATACCGATCTTCAGATACATAACTATCATCTGAAGCTAACACCGGACGGTTGGCCTGGGTTGAATGGGCGGCTCCAGATTTCCGCTTCTCGCAGCACTGATTGTCATGACAACCGTGAGGATATCCACTCGTCCTTTGTAATCACGCTGTTTGTCCTGTGCCCAGAATAGCTGGAGGGACTGGCACCTAAAACATGAACGACATCATGCACTGGGCATCTGATAAATCCTGGACGTCACAAACGGAGACAAAAACGAAACGAGTTtgctgaattttttttaaccttctAAAAAGTCTGCAAAGTAATGAAGGGATATTTGTTCCACCACCGTGCCAGATTGTAACACTTCCCTTCttatcatccctctctttcaGACCACAAGCAATTCATCCTGGCACCTAGTCTGTCTCAAATCTGCACTGAAGAGCTGTTAAAACAACGTTGATATTCCAATTTTAGACTGGATGTGCCCTGTGGAAACACATTAAAGAATCAGGGGCCACAGTTTATCTTCAGAGAGACACACTATAGCTTGATGTAATGTGTTTTACAGGTTTGTTCCCGGCactaaaatgctttttttctccctATACGGTTGAGCTAATTTggaaagaaaaccacaaaccaGCAGAGCAGTCTCTCCTTGGCATGCGATACTGGTTTACAGCCAGCACATATGTTAAAAAGGGAGGGAGGCTTCAAATGACTTCACGTCTTCACCGCGGCAGGATGGTGTCTGAAATACTCATCCAGAGAACGGTAGATGTTCTATTTGTGTTGAGCGCGAAGGGAAAGATTGTTCCAACTCGTCCAAGAGTCCAAGGTCCAGTCTCAGCTCACTTTTCCTCGcctgtttctgctggttttaTGGTGCTGTCTCCGGTGAGGgcattgtgtgtgcgtgatgtgtgtgttggcacAGAGCGAACATTTCCATCCAGGCAGTGCGGTGGTGGAAAGTGGGATGAAAAGAAAGGCAGGAGGAGGTCgtaggaggagagaggaaacactTCAGTGGTTCAAACTTATGGAGATGCCGAGTTTAACATCTCTCTGTAGCTGCCTGTGGAGATAAAAACTCTGTGCAGCGAGCGAGTTGACTCCAAGTTGACGTTTTATAAACTACTTATGGAAGCATTGTGGCAGTTAACTGGTGAAGGAACCAGATCCAAACAGCCATGAATGTTCACTGAACCTCTCTGTTGAAGTAAAGATGTCAGGAAACTGTCGAGCTTTGGATTTAACTGCATATCAAAGCAAAGTACACAGGTTTTACTACAGATTTCAAGGTAATCTGACCCATTAACTACTATATGTACCATGCAACACCAAAAAGACTGGCAGGTGTACCTCCACCCAGCTTTATTCTCAGCCCACATTACATTTGCCAAACATCTCTTGTCTTCTCCTCAAAGCCTTTGTCACATGAAGTTAAACAAAGTTTAGCTAAACTGTCTTTGTATTTCACAACAAATCCATAACATCTGATTTTAGGACTCTTCAGCCTCGAGCCATCAGGTGCAGATTCAAAACCATTTTTCCTGCATAAACCTACTCAGAAACCAACTCAGAAACCTTATCGGCACAGTACGAGAAACTAGGAACCACCAGGAATTTCAAAATGAACGTTTGCCTGTAAGAAATGTGAAACCTGTCCAAGTTTTGTGATCCATGGCTTCAAAATATTACTACAAATTTCGAGTTAATCTGACCCCTCGCTCCACTGCTTTGCTCTATACTGGATTTGGAGAAGTTTTCCCCTGCAGCAACTCCACCATTTGTATTTCTCAGCGACGATTACGTTTGCCAAACACATCTCTCAATCATTCTCCTCAAAGCCTTTGTTTGCCGGCAAGACAACCTGCTTTTGTTCACCACTGTCTGACATTCTGGAcacattttctcaaatattACGCCACATTATTAGGTAATCTGACCCGTTATCAAGTACGTGTACCATGCAACAAAAAATCACTGGTAATTGGAACAACAAGAAATTAAGAGGGGATGGCTGAGCTAATGGTCGATTAGGAGGTTAAACATGCAGGAAATGCTTGCATTAAAAAGGCCTCTGACCTAACGTGTCTGTTCTgaggataaaaaaacatttgctctgTATCAGTGTCAAAGCTGATCGCTGCACATGCTGCACTGGCACGAGAACTGAAAGATTCAAACAATTTCCCAGCACTAAGAACAAAGAGCAGTTCAGAAGTCCACataaggaaagaaagaaattcacTTCGAGGTTAGCTTGACGTGCTAAGACAGGGAGGGTTGTGCCAAAcctttgttttttccacagttATGATTATGTAATATGTCCTGTATTTATTAGATGTTTTCCACTACTCCTGCTGCATTAAAGTGACTTATTGCAGACTGGGACGAGGTGTAGTAACGATGTGGTGAGTGAGATGGAAACGCTTGAAGACCTTTGGGACTCGTCTATTCTTATCCGAACCTGACAGGCCGGCTGTGCTCAGGCAGTcggtgtctgtctgtctcacacacacacacacacacacacacacacacacacacacacacacacacacacacacacacacacacacacacacacactccctgtcaGTAGTCTTCCGAACTCCTGAACAAAAATGTCCGTTTTCATTTGCTGAGAAGAGCAAACCAGTCGAAAGTCTTCAGGAAATATTGCTTTTCTGCGCGATTTCTCACAGTTCGGCCGATAAAGCTCTCGGCGCAGGGCATGCAAATATCCACGCAgccaacacaacacatttaccACCCGGCAACATTTACCATTTGCACACGCAAAGTAGTGGCCAGATATCATTTTTGAAAAAATCGGCcaacaaaacacagattatCATATCGACAGTGCACTCATCTCAGGAGGGAAAGCACAGGCATACTACGCAGTAACGTTTTACACCAATCAGGCACAACATCTGCAGTTCAAAACTAACACAGATtaccaaatcaaaacaaatattcagcCATATTCAGTATTTGCGTACAACCAGTCACGTCTAAGTACCTGGTGCACAGAGTAGCTGTATTGCGATTCAATGAATATACAATATTGCAGAGGATTAGTTCATCATTGAAGCTCAACAAAGACACCGATGCTAACAGCTAACAACTGAGCTAATCTCAGTGCTCTGTCCTCGATGTGTTTCTTCTCATCTACTGTTGTTTGGGGACGTTTTcagggagaaacacacagatttacttgtatttcactttgtttgctaATACTTGAACAAGCAATACTGGCTATAACCATTGGAAGTGTACAGTCACATTGTCTATGATTAATTGTGTTCCAGACATTAATGGGACAGACGTCTATTTTttagcttcttctttttttctcgtTAAATCCTAGATcgtctcctttcttcttcttaaatgactttgaattaaacaaaaaatccaGAAAGGAAATTTAATCCTCAGTTTAAAAAACTATAGAGGCCATGATCGGTAGTGAGAGGCcacatttgtttcactttcaggGCTCAAAACTAAATGGTAGGGAACTAACAGGACATGCAGTTTACTTAAGAGCCATCTCTGTTTTAAGGGTTTAGAGTTTATAGTATTTTTACTTCTGGGGAATTATTAATTGGGCGAATATGagaaagttaaattaaaattttaatcTTGAAATGTTCATTGGTTGATACTGCTCTGTTCTCCATCATATGTGATCTGTGCTTTATTTCTaggggaaataaaataaaataaaatagaataaaaatcaGGGAATGCAAAGAAAGACCCTGAGAAAAAACTATGACACAGGATTTGTAAATTGTCCTAGGTTTGTTTGAGGCAGCCCCGCTTTAACTGACGATGGTTAAAGTCCTGTAATGTGCATCCATCTCAATACTGACATCAATGTTTTATAGAAAGTTAGTGCTGTTAGAGGGAAGAATAGAACAGAAACGTTCGTCTTTGTCTTTTAAACCCAGTGTCTTTCACCAAAGAAACCCTCATTATCTGTACTTCACAACAGCAGTTCACTCCTCTTCTAACCTTTGACGTTACACAGGAAGGAGTCAAAAGTGAATTTAGTCCCGTCTGTTATTAACCTTCTTACAAAAACGTCACATCTTCTTGTGACTGCACCCAGCGCCAGTGCGCGTCGTACTCCATGTGCATTTTGCCGTTCATTTTGCAACTATCCAACTCGATTTTTCCATTTCTATAAGGTTTGAGTTTGGGGCTCTGGCTGGTTGCCTGTCTCTCAGTGAGACTGGGGCGGGTCGGGCTTCCAGTTTGTGCCGATGGTTTCTCATGGACACCGTTAACCTTGATGGATTGTGCCTTGATATTGTCCTTTTTAACAGGGTTTCCTTTGCCCGTCTCTGCAGCCTTGGTCCACACCGGAGCGTCCTGCTTGGGGCCCTCAGACTTGGCTCGAGCAGAGTTGATGGTAACAGCTGGTTTTCCAGCTGCAGTCCCAGTGACAGCACTGGGAACCGCAGTCCCTAGTGTACCTTTCACCTCTGTCCCATTTCCAGCCCCAACTCCATTCTCCTTTGTCCCAGCCTGAATCCCAACAGCAGCCCCAGTGACAGACCTCACCCCTAACCCAGCTCCAGCTGCTGTGACCGGGGCCACGAGGCCTCCCCCTGTCCGGCCCCCAGGGGCAGCCTCTGAAACCAGCGGAATGGTGGAGCAGATGACCGACTCCGAACTTGATGGACAGTACTCGTCCATGTCGTCCGCCAGGGTGTCCAGGTAGCTGCCGATGGAGATGTTGTCCAGCTTGTCATTGGGGTCCTGCAGGCTGCTCCAGGAGCCTCTCCAGGACGTGTCGGGGCCCTCGCCCAGGCTGTACTGGCTGCTGGTGAGGCTGCTGCACCGGCTGGTCAGCGTGCTGCGCTCCTCCAGCCACTTCACTGCCTCGATGCCTTCATGCACCGCCAGCAACTGCTGCAGGATCTTCACGTCCACTGAGCGCAAGTGGGCctatggagaaataaaaaaggaggaaTGGATGAAATAACATGGAAACATCAGAGTAAagttctcatttcttttttgtgcttattttacagtttgcaaCAGGAAAGAAAGTCATCTATGAgaaccagacacacactgaaccacCAAGACTCTGCAGATATGTATTTCAAGCAGTGAGAGTTGGCTCCTGCGTTGAGTGCAAACACCATTAAAATGCTATTAAACCTTTCAGATTACCATGATTGGAAGTAACATAGAAGCTGGCAGGCCGATTAAACAGTGTGCTGCATCTAGTGTGGAAACG
Proteins encoded in this region:
- the lurap1 gene encoding leucine rich adaptor protein 1, which translates into the protein MDEGAAGEAVPDLRDIEVKIGRKTPEGLLRCLREEASSHRGDAKLAAAHDSGAKETGRKSLDEKIRKLKMEMAHLRSVDVKILQQLLAVHEGIEAVKWLEERSTLTSRCSSLTSSQYSLGEGPDTSWRGSWSSLQDPNDKLDNISIGSYLDTLADDMDEYCPSSSESVICSTIPLVSEAAPGGRTGGGLVAPVTAAGAGLGVRSVTGAAVGIQAGTKENGVGAGNGTEVKGTLGTAVPSAVTGTAAGKPAVTINSARAKSEGPKQDAPVWTKAAETGKGNPVKKDNIKAQSIKVNGVHEKPSAQTGSPTRPSLTERQATSQSPKLKPYRNGKIELDSCKMNGKMHMEYDAHWRWVQSQEDVTFL